A stretch of the Filimonas lacunae genome encodes the following:
- a CDS encoding helix-turn-helix domain-containing protein, whose protein sequence is MESFGSYIRLYRDAKRLPLRKVAAYLDIDTSTLSKIERNERSALPEYLKPLSEILQINLKDIQARFIADKINKDFGEMEYLPEGLKMAEKYIKIPAKEMK, encoded by the coding sequence ATGGAATCCTTTGGTAGTTATATTCGGCTATATCGGGATGCAAAGCGGTTACCGCTTCGAAAAGTTGCAGCTTATCTTGATATAGATACTTCGACACTCAGTAAAATAGAAAGGAATGAACGTTCAGCGTTACCTGAGTATTTAAAACCTCTTTCCGAAATTTTACAAATAAACCTTAAGGATATTCAAGCTAGGTTTATTGCTGATAAAATAAATAAAGATTTTGGGGAAATGGAATATTTACCTGAAGGGCTAAAGATGGCTGAAAAATATATTAAAATACCTGCAAAGGAAATGAAGTAA
- a CDS encoding helix-turn-helix transcriptional regulator, with product MTITSMPEKVHQGRAVKRLREILHVKQDVLADALNISQQSVSLLETKETIEPEQLELIAKTLKVPVDAIKNFNEEAAIYNIQHNYEGATANSTHFGRDYFNCTFNPMDKYIEAIEENKKLYEALLKSERDKIILLEKLLGEKKK from the coding sequence ATGACAATTACCAGTATGCCTGAAAAAGTACACCAAGGACGCGCGGTAAAACGCCTTAGAGAAATCTTGCATGTTAAACAGGATGTATTGGCTGATGCCCTCAATATCAGCCAGCAGAGTGTTTCTTTATTAGAAACCAAAGAAACCATTGAACCGGAACAGTTGGAGTTGATTGCAAAGACGCTAAAGGTGCCGGTAGATGCGATTAAGAACTTTAATGAGGAGGCGGCTATTTATAATATTCAGCATAATTATGAAGGGGCTACTGCAAACTCTACTCACTTTGGCCGCGATTATTTTAACTGTACGTTTAATCCTATGGATAAGTACATAGAGGCTATAGAGGAAAATAAAAAATTATACGAAGCTTTATTGAAAAGTGAACGAGACAAGATTATCTTACTAGAAAAGCTTTTGGGAGAAAAGAAGAAATAA
- a CDS encoding sensor histidine kinase, whose protein sequence is MPISFENNTIATFSTAAPAPKSAPQTIELFLGIFAHELRTQVAGTVQVCRYIREGSKSEAFFQALETTTLDTLHILDNMLATVKFHNGKLDITPAYCQIDFRSWITPVIRQQERTAALQQKDVCLILNPSLENIQVTTDPVKLGQILQNLLSNALKYSHPGTVITVKCSLESNIITLQVINQGMEIPPDKASRLFMPYERLDNGLAGTGLGLFLSAQYAQALGGVLAVQSERGNTVFTLTLPVYR, encoded by the coding sequence ATGCCAATCTCATTTGAAAACAACACTATTGCCACATTTTCCACGGCTGCGCCAGCCCCGAAAAGTGCCCCCCAGACTATAGAACTGTTCCTCGGTATATTTGCCCATGAACTACGCACACAGGTAGCCGGCACTGTCCAGGTTTGCCGGTATATCCGCGAAGGCAGCAAGTCGGAAGCCTTCTTTCAGGCGCTGGAAACGACAACCCTTGATACCCTACATATATTGGACAATATGCTTGCTACCGTAAAATTCCATAACGGTAAACTGGATATTACACCTGCCTACTGCCAGATTGATTTCCGGTCATGGATAACACCGGTCATTCGCCAACAGGAAAGGACTGCGGCCCTGCAACAAAAGGATGTTTGCCTGATACTGAATCCCTCGCTGGAAAATATACAGGTTACCACAGACCCTGTAAAGCTGGGGCAGATACTGCAAAATCTGCTCTCCAATGCCCTTAAATACAGCCATCCCGGCACTGTTATTACCGTAAAATGTAGCTTGGAAAGTAACATAATCACTCTACAGGTTATCAATCAGGGCATGGAAATCCCACCGGATAAAGCCTCCCGTTTATTTATGCCATACGAGAGATTAGACAATGGTCTGGCTGGCACCGGGCTAGGGCTATTTCTCAGCGCGCAGTATGCACAGGCTTTGGGCGGTGTTCTTGCTGTACAAAGCGAGCGGGGAAATACCGTTTTTACGTTAACCCTTCCCGTTTATCGCTAA
- a CDS encoding HEPN domain-containing protein, whose amino-acid sequence MRAHLPHLSKQQVIQLAKLIEKILLVLQPELIWCLGTRTTIMQDWSCFWPGEGYRETIFPTTFDLMILTTDIEKRPEYELIQLIEQQAASLPCEITCMVQKYAAFMDGLSFGYRFDTTVYRKAVPVYSSGRPFPAELPVEPAKEEIKTRITTQWNRCFTTAQRFFKTATDCQQENWLEQAVFNLHQAAQHTCMAILRGITGYRSTTHNLSRLLALIDNFSMEPSAIFPRLTREETELFNLLNKAYSDARYKEDYTVPAEKAAILIDRIKELMSVAESLYQTKLQELDRQPIIFPITTTHDTTA is encoded by the coding sequence ATGCGTGCACATTTACCCCATCTTTCCAAACAGCAGGTCATACAACTGGCAAAGCTGATAGAGAAAATCCTACTTGTTCTGCAACCGGAACTGATCTGGTGCTTAGGCACCCGTACTACCATTATGCAGGATTGGAGTTGCTTCTGGCCGGGTGAAGGTTACCGGGAAACGATATTCCCAACAACGTTCGACTTGATGATCCTAACCACAGATATAGAAAAACGGCCGGAATACGAGCTTATCCAGCTAATAGAACAGCAAGCGGCATCATTACCCTGTGAAATCACCTGTATGGTGCAGAAATATGCCGCATTTATGGATGGCTTGTCTTTCGGTTACCGTTTTGACACTACCGTTTACCGTAAAGCCGTACCTGTTTACAGCAGCGGAAGGCCATTTCCAGCAGAACTGCCCGTTGAACCAGCGAAAGAAGAGATTAAAACACGGATTACCACCCAGTGGAACCGGTGTTTTACGACTGCCCAACGGTTTTTCAAGACAGCCACTGATTGCCAACAGGAGAACTGGCTGGAGCAAGCAGTATTTAACCTGCATCAGGCAGCACAACATACCTGCATGGCCATATTAAGAGGAATCACCGGATACCGGTCAACTACCCATAACCTATCCCGCTTATTGGCCCTGATTGACAACTTTAGCATGGAGCCATCTGCTATTTTTCCCCGATTGACAAGGGAAGAAACGGAACTATTCAACCTGTTAAACAAAGCCTATTCGGATGCCCGCTATAAAGAAGATTATACTGTACCTGCTGAAAAGGCTGCTATCCTCATAGACAGGATAAAGGAATTAATGTCCGTAGCCGAATCCCTTTACCAGACAAAGCTGCAAGAACTGGATAGGCAACCAATTATATTCCCTATAACAACTACACATGATACGACAGCCTAA
- a CDS encoding site-specific integrase, with protein MNIGEKLNKKGDKIYFFYDLGRGPGQRPSTGVFIYANPQNQIQKNFNREALKILETKKSQLTIEQQAVGTPIIPAHKFKANFVEYFEDYIKLNKREGNRHLACCLTKFKAYIKSDFISPVDITENFCKRFRRHLLDTLTGETPANYYARFKWVVKAATKDGYFRNNPTEDIPAVRNPSAALKEHLESEEYVALLNTPCFNQQVKLAFLFSCYTGLRWVDVKRLEWQDLQGGTLITRIIQQKTGKPVVLTLHPIALAILEEIKQLSLSKTTSTNKVFSLPTANGANKVLGEWIKRAGVNKYVTWSCARLSFSILLKDKNVDDVTIAYLMGHTTTRQVQQTYKRHKPKDQSEAISHLPSFNIAGFL; from the coding sequence ATGAACATTGGAGAAAAGCTCAATAAGAAAGGAGACAAGATCTATTTCTTTTATGATTTAGGTCGCGGCCCCGGACAGCGACCTTCTACCGGGGTATTTATTTATGCCAACCCGCAAAACCAGATTCAAAAGAACTTCAACAGAGAAGCACTGAAGATACTGGAGACTAAAAAGAGCCAGTTAACTATTGAGCAGCAGGCGGTAGGTACACCGATTATCCCCGCTCATAAGTTCAAGGCAAACTTTGTTGAGTATTTTGAGGACTATATCAAATTAAATAAACGGGAAGGCAACCGGCATCTGGCCTGCTGTCTTACCAAGTTTAAGGCTTATATCAAAAGTGATTTTATTTCACCGGTAGATATTACGGAAAACTTTTGTAAACGGTTCCGGCGGCATTTGCTGGATACATTGACTGGCGAAACTCCGGCTAACTATTATGCACGTTTTAAGTGGGTGGTAAAGGCTGCTACTAAGGATGGATATTTCAGGAATAACCCGACAGAGGATATTCCGGCTGTACGCAATCCTAGCGCTGCTTTGAAGGAACACCTGGAATCAGAGGAATACGTTGCCTTACTTAACACTCCCTGTTTTAACCAGCAGGTGAAGCTGGCATTTTTGTTTAGTTGTTATACCGGGCTGAGATGGGTGGATGTGAAAAGGCTGGAATGGCAGGATCTACAAGGTGGCACATTAATTACAAGGATCATACAGCAGAAAACCGGCAAGCCTGTGGTGCTTACCCTGCACCCTATAGCCCTTGCTATTTTGGAAGAGATAAAACAACTATCCCTAAGTAAGACAACTTCGACCAATAAAGTATTCAGCCTGCCTACAGCTAATGGTGCCAATAAGGTGTTGGGAGAATGGATTAAACGGGCTGGTGTCAATAAATACGTAACATGGTCTTGCGCCCGGTTAAGTTTCTCTATTCTTTTAAAGGATAAGAATGTGGATGATGTGACTATCGCGTATCTCATGGGGCATACCACTACAAGGCAGGTACAACAGACTTACAAAAGGCATAAGCCCAAAGATCAGTCGGAGGCGATCAGTCACTTGCCTTCTTTTAATATTGCGGGTTTCCTTTAA